In Rosa chinensis cultivar Old Blush chromosome 1, RchiOBHm-V2, whole genome shotgun sequence, a genomic segment contains:
- the LOC112188856 gene encoding uncharacterized protein LOC112188856, with amino-acid sequence MEEFEKKLTIRDDGDGDGDGDAVMEAEEEEAKKVSTVELLREFLGIQQRRAEAYTKLRTGFAHYMESSSSSSAESAYQKLCGDVTQEFNDCSRQVLHMESLFLGPDYGRLDLAHLLRAVQTHEKQKLNLTATLQLLKKAGRPSERLVSHENCRFEKPMEHQCVHLHEITEAAGTEEAEANAQYDNDLKEAIRGVQDSVTAINEHLEEVRYEIAALESD; translated from the exons ATGGAAGAATTTGAGAAGAAGTTAACAATTAGAGACGACGGCGACGGGGACGGCGACGGCGACGCAGTAAtggaagcagaagaagaagaagctaagaAGGTGTCCACCGTTGAATTGCTTCGCGAATTCCTTGGAATTCAGCAGCGCAGAGCAGAAGCATACACCAAGCTCAGAACGGGGTTCGCCCACTATATGGagtcttcatcatcttcctctgcCGAGTCCGCCTATCAAAAGCTTTGCGGCGACGTCACCCAGGAATTCAACGATTGCTCTAGGCAAGTCCTTCACATGGAATCGCTTTTTCTGGGTCCTGATTATGGCAGACTTGATTTGGCCCATCTCCTCAGAGCTGTTCAGACGCAtgagaagcagaaattgaaccTG ACGGCGACACTTCAGTTGTTGAAGAAGGCTGGTAGACCCTCGGAGCGTCTAGTGAGTCATGAAAATTGCAGATTTGAGAAACCAATGGAGCATCAGTGTGTGCATCTCCATGAGATAACAGAAGCGGCTGGAACTGAAGAAGCAGAAGCCAACGCCCAGTATGATAATGATCTCAAGGAAGCCATTCGAGGGGTGCAGGATTCTGTCACTGCTATAAATGAACATTTGGAAGAAGTCAGATATGAAATTGCTGCCCTTGAATCTGACTGA
- the LOC112203586 gene encoding titin → MMQELSAIDDLPATNVELEPEKIEDGKDGGPSFHCKLYSKELVHKIAQVFIPGLATACVDNTSGDIFKTPASVAADVRKEMVEYITQRSENFVAESVILEGGQDGQVSDHPYDIISDFVDDFASSKRNLFSRVSGWLLSEKREDKIDDFVQEMEINGFWLVDKRETIAQNLLKNVDLKNEHHCNMKFHTPEELEAHVLKCSYRSMSCIHEGCNVIFCASQVDKHDAVCPFKIIPCEQNCSDMIMRREMDRHCITICPMKLVSCPFYAVGCQSPVPHCKLEQHRSDDLHSHMLFVLQSIHKEASMEDLKRRLEQLKDASSSNNLAQARDVRSLTSAVKDLEAKLGPMEISRKHHVDLEVEHGPEEVGSKSKTPEDVESGPKEVSNKPEENFEVKPAPKEVSQQSEYLEAKSESREVSTKSVEDLEAKPAPKELSSKPIEDLEPKPAPKEVSSSKTLKDVEARPVGVSSKAPTGHEAKPAPKELSTKPAEDCEAKPSPKEVSSSKPPEDVEARPVGVSSKAPTEHETKPAPKELSTKPSEDLEAKAALKEVGSSKPPIDVEAKTVGVSSKAPTGHEEKLGAKELSTEPVEDCEAKVAPEEVSSSKTPKDVEAKPVGVSSKALIGHEAKPATKELSTKPAEDLEAKPALKEVSTSKPLGDVESRPVGVSGKAPTGHEEKLATKEVRSESLEEIETKLGTKEVGSKPPEELETQLGTKEVSSELQQELETNLGKKGVGSKNPERYETQLETKEVSCKPPEELKKLSDKGSEL, encoded by the exons ATGATGCAG GAATTGTCAGCCATCGATGACCTACCTGCGACTAATGTGGAACTGGAACCGGAAAAGATTGAAGATGGGAAAGATGGAGGTCCTTCATTCCACTGTAAACTTTACAGCAAAGAATTAGTCCACAAGATAGCTCAGGTTTTCATTCCTGGATTAGCTACTGCATGTGTTGATAACACATCTGGTGATATCTTCAAGACCCCTGCTTCTGTGGCCGCCGATGTGAGAAAGGAAATGGTGGAGTATATCACTCAAAGAAGTGAGAATTTTGTTGCAGAATCTGTTATCCTAGAAGGGGGCCAGGATGGACAAGTATCTGATCATCCCTATGacataatttctgattttgttgATGACTTTGCAAGTTCcaagagaaatttgtttagTCGGGTTTCGGGATGGCTGCTGAGTGAAAAGAGAGAAGATAAAATAGATGATTTTGTTCAAGAGATGGAAATAAATGGGTTTTGGTTGGTTGATAAAAGAGAAACAATAGCACAGAATTTGCTAAAGAATGTCGACCTTAAGAATGAGCATCACTGCAATATGAAATTTCACACTCCAGAGGAGCTTGAAGCGCATGTTCTAAAGTGTAGCTATAGATCTATGAGTTGCATACATGAAGGATGTAATGTCATATTTTGTGCAAGTCAGGTGGATAAACATGACGCAGTTTGCCCCTTCAAGATAATTCCATGCGAACAAAACTGCTCCGACATGATCATGAGACGTGAAATGGACAGACATTGTATTACCATCTGTCCAATGAAGCTTGTTAGTTGTCCGTTCTATGCAGTGGGTTGTCAATCCCCGGTACCACATTGTAAGCTTGAGCAGCATCGTTCAGATGATCTCCATTCTCACATGCTGTTTGTTCTACAAAGTATTCATAAGGAAGCATCTATGGAAGATCTGAAAAGAAGGCTGGAGCAACTAAAAGAC GCATCTTCATCCAATAACTTAGCACAAGCTCGAGATGTGAGATCACTAACCTCTGCAGTCAAGGATCTTGAAGCAAAACTGGGGCCGATGGAAATTAGCAGGAAACACCATGTGGATCTTGAAGTAGAACATGGGCCAGAGGAAGTAGGCAGCAAAAGCAAAACTCCAGAGGATGTGGAATCAGGGCCAAAAGAAGTGAGTAATAAACCTGAGGAGAACTTTGAAGTAAAACCAGCACCAAAGGAAGTTAGCCAACAATCGGAGTATCTTGAAGCAAAATCAGAGTCAAGGGAAGTTAGTACTAAATCTGTGGAGGATCTTGAAGCTAAACCAGCACCAAAGGAACTGAGCAGCAAACCTATAGAAGATCTTGAACCAAAACCTGCTCCAAAGGAAGTCAGTAGTTCAAAAACTCTCAAAGATGTTGAAGCAAGACCAGTGGGAGTGAGCAGTAAGGCCCCAACAGGACATGAAGCTAAACCAGCACCAAAGGAACTGAGCACTAAACCTGCAGAAGATTGTGAAGCAAAACCATCTCCGAAAGAAGTCAGTAGTTCAAAACCCCCTGAAGATGTTGAAGCAAGGCCAGTGGGAGTGAGCAGTAAGGCCCCAACAGAACATGAAACTAAACCAGCACCAAAGGAACTGAGCACCAAACCTTCAGAAGATCTTGAAGCAAAAGCAGCTCTGAAGGAAGTCGGTAGTTCAAAACCCCCCATAGATGTTGAAGCAAAAACAGTGGGAGTGAGCAGTAAGGCCCCAACAGGACATGAAGAAAAATTAGGGGCAAAAGAACTGAGCACCGAACCTGTAGAAGATTGTGAAGCAAAAGTAGCTCCGGAGGAAGTCAGTAGTTCAAAAACCCCCAAAGATGTTGAAGCAAAGCCAGTGGGAGTGAGCAGTAAGGCCCTAATCGGACATGAAGCTAAACCAGCAACAAAGGAACTGAGCACCAAACCTGCGGAAGATCTTGAAGCAAAACCAGCTCTGAAGGAAGTCAGTACTTCAAAACCCCTCGGAGATGTTGAATCAAGGCCAGTGGGAGTGAGCGGTAAGGCCCCAACAGGACATGAAGAAAAATTAGCGACAAAGGAAGTGAGAAGTGAATCACTAGAGGAGATCGAAACAAAACTAGGAACAAAGGAAGTGGGAAGCAAACCACCAGAGGAACTTGAAACACAACTAGGAACAAAGGAAGTGAGCAGCGAACTTCAACAGGAACTTGAAACAAATCTAGGAAAAAAAGGAGTGGGCAGCAAAAACCCAGAACGATATGAAACACAACTAGAAACAAAGGAAGTGAGCTGCAAACCCCCTGAGGAACTCAAAAAATTAAGTGACAAAGGAAGTGAGCTGTGA